DNA from Palaemon carinicauda isolate YSFRI2023 chromosome 26, ASM3689809v2, whole genome shotgun sequence:
TGTCCAGCACTGACGATGGCGTCCTCATCTCCGTCAGGAGATCCAGATTCGGAGAACCTGATGCCATTTTCGGATTCGAAGTCGAAGTTGTATTTGCCATCGTCTTCGTGGACTCTGTCGTCCCTCAAGATGGCCACTTCCTCGGAGGAGCCGGCGCTAGAGCGGCCAGCAGGGGCATCGTAGCTGTACTGAGGGGCAGCAAGGGCCACGGTGGCAAGGGCGGCGAGGATCACCTGAAGATagagaaataattttttattaaagaTCCTCAAAGATTAGGGAGACTTCTGTGTTTTTATATTTACATGTCCTTAAGTTATAGTAATGTCCTAATTGTTTATGTCCCTCTAAAATTTTTCaacaaaataattgtacccttaaaTTCTTATAAACTGTCCTATTTTTAGTGACAATACTTTTGTTATTGCATTAATAAGTGTTTAAGTATTAACGCGATGTCCAGCCATAATCCAGTACTTACAAACTTCATGTTGTCGGATGATGTCGAGTAGTGGACTGCTGCTCCAGTTCCAGGACTTGTCTTATATAGGCCGGACGAGGGGGCGTGGCCTTCCTATAACCGTAGCGCCATTTCTCCGACATTGACCTTCGCAATGATAGTTGGCGTAACCTTCATCTGGATCCTCATTGAATACCGGTACATCGTTTTGGGATCGAAAACTTACACTACGAGTTTTCGTGTTATTGAATCTGGGATGCGGGGCCAGTTAGTAACCGGGTCAGGAGACTGAATCTTAAGGACTGGTAACTGGctcgaaattatatatatttttatgctgaTTTAACTCGCTACGCAGTTTTGTTCAATTCGATGGGAATATTAACAGTTTTGTAACCTCAATCAAATTATTCTtacatgaatttattattattattattattattattattattattattattaaatgcaaagctacaaccctagatggaaaagcacaatgctataagcccaaggaccctaacagggaaaatagcccagtgaggaaaggaaacaaggaaaaattaaatattttaagaagagtaataacattaaaataaatattttctatataatcgataaaaactttaacaaaacaagaggaagagaaactagatagaatagtgtgcccgagtgtaccctcaagcaagagaactctaaaccaaggcagtggaagaccgtggtacagaggctatggcactacccaagactagagaacagtggtttgattttagagtgtccttctcctagaagagctgttatgAGTTTATGAGATAttttggttattaaaaaaaaat
Protein-coding regions in this window:
- the LOC137619530 gene encoding cuticle protein AMP1A-like isoform X1 is translated as MKFVILAALATVALAAPQYSYDAPAGRSSAGSSEEVAILRDDRVHEDDGKYNFDFESENGIRFSESGSPDGDEDAIVSAGQYSYTAPDGTEVVVKYVADENGFQPQSDLLPVAPEFPHPIPQFVLDQIAFAAEEDARRARGGDSREAPSRSYGAPQ